A stretch of the Halictus rubicundus isolate RS-2024b chromosome 16, iyHalRubi1_principal, whole genome shotgun sequence genome encodes the following:
- the LOC143361952 gene encoding cyclin-dependent kinase 9-like isoform X1 — translation MNTKEKEKYIEEFDFPHCDESSKYEKIAKIGQGTFGEVFKAKDKNCTKKFVAMKKVLMDNEKDGFPITALREIRILQLLKHENVVNLIEICRTRATQINRYRSTFYLVFDFSEHDLAGLLSNVNVKFNLGEIKKVMQQLLNGLYYIHSNKILHRDMKAANVLITKNGILKLADFGLARPFSAIKNGQPNRYTTTVVTLWYRPPELLLGDRNYGPPVDLWGAGCIMAEMWTRSPIMQGNTEQQQLVLISQLCGSIMTETWPGVENLELFTKMELPKGQKRKVKDRLKPYLKDPYACDLLDKLLILDPSKRYDSDSALNHDFFWTDPMPCDLSKMLAQHTQSMFEYLAPPRRHGHVRHSHHPVPGGPAKPSSSVADSGYRDRVF, via the exons ATGAATaccaaagagaaagagaagtaCATCGAGGAATTCGATTTTCCTCATTGCGATGAATCGTCCAAATATGAGAAAATCGCAAAAATCGGTCAGGGCACCTTTGG GGAGGTGTTCAAGGctaaagataaaaattgtaccaAGAAATTTGTAGCTATGAAGAAAGTGTTAATGGACAATGAAAAGGACGGG TTTCCTATAACTGCCTTACGAGAAATAAGGATATTACAATTGCTGAAGCACGAAAATGTAGTGAATTTAATAGAAATATGTAGGACACGAG caACACAAATTAATCGCTATCGTTCTACATTTTACCTTGTATTTGACTTTTCCGAGCATGATCTAGCAGGGTTATTGTCAAATGTAAATGTCAAATTTAATTTAGGAGAAATTAAGAAAGTTATGCAACAATTGCTAAATGGTCTCTATTATATTCATAGTAATAAG attttgcatagagatatgAAAGCTGCAAATGTTCTAATAACTAAAAACGGTATATTGAAATTAGCTGACTTTGGGTTAGCTCGTCCATTTAGTGCTATCAAAAATGGCCAACCAAATCGTTACACAACTACAGTCGTTACACTATGGTATAGGCCACCAGAACTTCTGCTGGGCGATAGAAACTATGGTCCTCCTGTAGATTTATGGGGTGCAGGATGTATAATGGCTGAAATGTGGACTAG ATCGCCTATAATGCAGGGGAACACAGAACAACAACAACTCGTACTAATTTCTCAGTTATGTGGTTCTATAATGACAGAAACCTGGCCTGGAGTAGAAAATTTAGAGTTATTTACCAAAATGGAATTACCTAAAGGTCAAAAACGAAAG GTCAAAGACAGATTGAAGCCATATCTAAAGGATCCTTATGCTTGCGACCTGTTGGATAAATTATTGATCCTTGATCCATCAAAAAGATATGATTCAGATTCTGCCTTGAATCATGACTTTTTTTGGACCGATCCAATGCCTTGTGATCTTAGTAAAATGTTGGCACAGCATACGCAGAGTATGTTCGAGtacttagctccaccgagacgTCATGGCCACGTACGTCACTCGCATCATCCAGTACCTGGCGGGCCAGCGAAACCTAGTTCTAGTGTGGCCGACAGTGGTTATCGAGATCGtgtattctag
- the LOC143361952 gene encoding cyclin-dependent kinase 9-like isoform X2, whose protein sequence is MKKVLMDNEKDGFPITALREIRILQLLKHENVVNLIEICRTRATQINRYRSTFYLVFDFSEHDLAGLLSNVNVKFNLGEIKKVMQQLLNGLYYIHSNKILHRDMKAANVLITKNGILKLADFGLARPFSAIKNGQPNRYTTTVVTLWYRPPELLLGDRNYGPPVDLWGAGCIMAEMWTRSPIMQGNTEQQQLVLISQLCGSIMTETWPGVENLELFTKMELPKGQKRKVKDRLKPYLKDPYACDLLDKLLILDPSKRYDSDSALNHDFFWTDPMPCDLSKMLAQHTQSMFEYLAPPRRHGHVRHSHHPVPGGPAKPSSSVADSGYRDRVF, encoded by the exons ATGAAGAAAGTGTTAATGGACAATGAAAAGGACGGG TTTCCTATAACTGCCTTACGAGAAATAAGGATATTACAATTGCTGAAGCACGAAAATGTAGTGAATTTAATAGAAATATGTAGGACACGAG caACACAAATTAATCGCTATCGTTCTACATTTTACCTTGTATTTGACTTTTCCGAGCATGATCTAGCAGGGTTATTGTCAAATGTAAATGTCAAATTTAATTTAGGAGAAATTAAGAAAGTTATGCAACAATTGCTAAATGGTCTCTATTATATTCATAGTAATAAG attttgcatagagatatgAAAGCTGCAAATGTTCTAATAACTAAAAACGGTATATTGAAATTAGCTGACTTTGGGTTAGCTCGTCCATTTAGTGCTATCAAAAATGGCCAACCAAATCGTTACACAACTACAGTCGTTACACTATGGTATAGGCCACCAGAACTTCTGCTGGGCGATAGAAACTATGGTCCTCCTGTAGATTTATGGGGTGCAGGATGTATAATGGCTGAAATGTGGACTAG ATCGCCTATAATGCAGGGGAACACAGAACAACAACAACTCGTACTAATTTCTCAGTTATGTGGTTCTATAATGACAGAAACCTGGCCTGGAGTAGAAAATTTAGAGTTATTTACCAAAATGGAATTACCTAAAGGTCAAAAACGAAAG GTCAAAGACAGATTGAAGCCATATCTAAAGGATCCTTATGCTTGCGACCTGTTGGATAAATTATTGATCCTTGATCCATCAAAAAGATATGATTCAGATTCTGCCTTGAATCATGACTTTTTTTGGACCGATCCAATGCCTTGTGATCTTAGTAAAATGTTGGCACAGCATACGCAGAGTATGTTCGAGtacttagctccaccgagacgTCATGGCCACGTACGTCACTCGCATCATCCAGTACCTGGCGGGCCAGCGAAACCTAGTTCTAGTGTGGCCGACAGTGGTTATCGAGATCGtgtattctag